ACAACTTATTTAGAAAAGCGCAGTATATCTATACTTAAACAAGCGTGTCAATTAACCAATCAGTGCATCTAATTATGGCTGATATCAATAAAAGAAATTTGAAATCAAGAAAGCATGTTCTCATTACTGGAGGAAATCAAGGAATAGGATTAGAGACGACTAAGGCATTTATAGATCTTGGATATAGAGTTACCGTTCTGGCCAGGGAAAACACACCGTATTTAAAACCGCTTGATTGTCATTTTATCAAATATGACCTCAATGACATTGAGGGTATTTCTAAATTAATATCCACATTAGATCATATTGATGTGCTGATTAATAATGCGGGTATTATGAACGTAATGAATTACAATACTTACACGAAAATTGCGAAAAATAAAGTGATGAAGGTGAACCTCGAAGCACCCGTTGAGTTAATGACGTGTGTATCCAAAAAAATGATTAAAAATAAATCTGGTAGAATCGTAAATAATGCTTCAATCGCTGGGCAAATTGGTCATCCAGATATTTGGTATGGAATAACGAAAGCTGGTATTATTAATGCAACAAAAAGCTTCGCTAAAATATTGGGTCCTCAAGGTATCATCGTTAACTGTATTGCCGCAGGACCTGTTGAAACGGATATGATTCATTCAATTCCAGAAAGCAGGAAAGGGGCCTTGTTAAGTAGTGTTTATTCTGGGAGATTTGCACAAGCTAGTGAGGTGGCTAAAACAATAGCATGGTTGGGTTCTGAAAGTCCAGCTTATATCAATGGCGTTTGTATTGATATAAATAATGGCGCCTTTCCGAGATAATCGATATATCAACACGGAAATATTCAATAAAAAA
This genomic stretch from Flavobacteriales bacterium harbors:
- a CDS encoding SDR family oxidoreductase, with translation MADINKRNLKSRKHVLITGGNQGIGLETTKAFIDLGYRVTVLARENTPYLKPLDCHFIKYDLNDIEGISKLISTLDHIDVLINNAGIMNVMNYNTYTKIAKNKVMKVNLEAPVELMTCVSKKMIKNKSGRIVNNASIAGQIGHPDIWYGITKAGIINATKSFAKILGPQGIIVNCIAAGPVETDMIHSIPESRKGALLSSVYSGRFAQASEVAKTIAWLGSESPAYINGVCIDINNGAFPR